AGGAAGCCAGGAGGCAGACATGTTCTGTGTGATTTTGGAGAGAACTTCCATCCCTAGACCTCACTGTTGCCATCTAGAAGTGAAGGGACTggacaagaagaggaagaaggaagtctCCGTCCCTTGCCAAAGGGCAAAGTCAGGAGTGGCTCCCAGAGTGCTCGGAAGGGCTTGGGGGGAGTGTCAGACTGACTCCTGATGTGGGTGGGAATTCAGGGCCTGTCCAGGGAGTGCAGTGGCTAAGAATGCCACCCGCCCTAATAGCCACAAATACAATTTTGTTGAAGAGGAGCTATAGCATCTCAGAGATCAGGTGCATCCTCACGATGGAGGCTGAAAGGCAAGGCAGGGCCCTATCTATCCTGTGGCCTGGGTGCCTGCTCAAAACTCACAGATGGCCAGGCGGTACTGCAGGCAGTTTTTGTTATTCCACTGCCCATTTGTGTACATCTCCACACACTTCTCTTTGCCCCGACCCCTAGGCTCCCCTGGGTACCAGTTGGTGTAATTCACAGGGGCCCCATCCAGGTAGTGGAAGTCTCCAGAGCTGGGGTCCTCCTCCAGGCCCAGGTAGGCATAAGTGTTGTGCTTCCTCACGATGCTGGCAATGGCTTCGTTCTCTTCTGGGCTCGTTGGGACAGCAATGCGGCCCCTTGCTCTGGCACACAACTCACTAATGGCATCAAAATTAACTGATTGCCCATTGGTGGAGAAGACCTTCTCTCCCACTACCAGCATGGACTCCTGCAAACTTAGGACTGGAGCAGAGGAACCAAGTCAGGCCACTGACCACTCTGGATCTAAGTCCCTTCTCTCGCTtgggctctctgcctctcctccccctgccaacCCTAGCCTTCCCAAATTCCCCTCCATGCTCCCATCATCCTATTCATTTGTTCACCCATTCAACAACTACTTATTGACTATTTTTATGTGCTAGAAACTGCATTTTCCTGGGGCTCAGCAGAAAGCAACATAAGCAGAGACTGCACTCCCATGACATAGGGAGCTAATCTGTGTCTACCTCTGTCTCCTCTGAGTCATTCAGAGACAGCAGGAAAGGGAAGTTACATCCTTTTCCCCCAAGACCTGCACATCCATGCCTGTTTGCCAAGTCTCTagggtccaggggcacctgagtggttcattggattaagcctccaattcttgattttggctcaagtcatgatctcacagtttgtgggatcgagccctgagtcaggctctatgctgacagcatggagcctacttaggattctctctttccctctctctctgcctcttccccacttgcacatgtatgcatgctctctttctctccctctctctctctcaaaataaataaataaacttaaagtctCTAGGttctggagcctgatgtggggaatCAGAGGAACTTATGGAGACCCTCTGTGCCACAGGCCCTGGGGTACCCCCTTACCTCCCATGGCCTGCAGGATCCGATGTGTCAGGTCACTGAGTGTGGCTTGAAGCCCCTCGTCTAGAGAAGCTGGAAGTCCTGTCAAGAGATTCCCACCCAAGATGAGGATGAGCCAACAAAGACCCCTGCTTGCTGCCAAGGAGACATGATGCCAGCCACAAGCCTGGCATTTGGCCCTTTACTGTCCATCCAACTGCTCAGCCCTGGACTCTGTCTCCACGTCTCCTGCGCCCTTGTCCTTTGATGCAGCCCTGCCCTTCTTTCCTGCCTGGGCCCCACCTAGCTCCCTGCACCTTTCAGAATGCCCCCCAGTGCAAAGGAAATGTCTTTGCTGCCTCCCATGCTGTCCCCGTGCCACACCTGAGGCCTGCCTGTGCTCATCAGCAGTTGTGATGCATGGAGCCATTTCAGCACCCACCATCCCATACTGTGACCTACTACTGGGTAACCTGTGGCTCCCCTCCTTGGCCTCATCTCTTACTTAGGTTGAGCAGTATACCTTTCAGGGACCTCCACAGTTCTGCCTGCTCCCCATCATCCCTCATGTAACTGGTCACGTGGGTGCAGTGCCCATGTTGATGTGGTCTGCTCACCTGGAGGGCCTCTCTCACCAGGCTCCCCCTGTACTCCACGCTCTCCAGCGACCCCAGGGGCTCCGGTCAGCCCATTAGGCCCAGGGTAGCCAGGCATTCCTCCAGGAGGGCCCATGGGGCCTGTAAAGAGAAGGGGACAATGGGTCTGTGGTATCCACCCCTGGGGCTGAAGGGAAGTGACCGCCCTTATCAGCCAAGCTGACTCAGCCGTCACCCCGTGGGCTCTTTGAGGGTAGACTCTCCCAAGGCTTTTCTAGTCTAAGGCCCTCAGGGAACTCCCACCAGGCCCCACCATCCAGCTGACTGTTggactcagctcagagccctggacaGGTGGGCTCCTGAAAACATGTCACTGTCCCTCCGCTGAGTCTCAGGACTCTCACTCAGTACCTGGAGGCCCAGGATCTCCTTTGATGCCATCTCTCCCATCTCTGCCTGGCAGGCCGTGGGATCCAGGAGTGCCAGGGATGCCAGGGCTCCCAAAACAGACTTccttcatactgttctccatGCCCAAGACCGCCAGAGAGGCCAGGGTGAGGACCAGAGAGCACAACAACATGGCTTCTGTTGCCGTGACTCCTCCTGCAGAAAGAAAGGGCCGCTGGCCCATCCGAAGCATTTGCAAAGGTTTCCCTCTTGCTGGACTTTGTCACGATTGAGGCACATGACCAAGCCCGAGGGCCAGGACAAGTATAGACAGGACTTTGGGAAAACCCCAAACTACCCTTGGAAACTCCTGGCACCATCTGCAGGCTCATGCCTCACCTCTCAGGCTGGAGGTGATGTGGTACCTGGGCCGGGGAGGAGGGCCTGGACTGTCAGAGGGCCTGGCTTCTAATGCAATTTCCAGTCGTACCTTGCTGTGTGACTGCAGGAACTCAGGTCACCTGTCTTGACTTCAGCTAAGACTTGTGTGTCCTGGAGACAATCCTGACCTGTCCCTCTCAGGCTCTTGGAGGAGGGATGGCATCACTCACCCGCTCTGTCCCTATACACTCAGCTACCCTCTTGCAGGGTCTCAGGGGCCATGTTCCTGAGGATAAACAACAGGTGACCGCGGCCAATGATAGTtcgcccctccctcctgctggggTGCCCCGGCCTCCTTAGCAGCTGTCCTCCCCTCACTGGCAGGCCCTGCTCAGCTTGCAGAAAGAGTAAATCTGGCCGAGGAGCACAGCAAAGAATGAGGATACTTGCAAGCCCATCGTTCTGCATCCATGGTTATGATTCTGGGAACAACTCCCTGTGGTGCATGGGGAGGCCCCCTTCTTCGCGTCTGACCCTTAGTTATACCGTGATTGCTGGGCAGGCTCTCATTGCCCGCAGCCCATGCACTAGGTAAGACAGGATGGGGCTATACTTACCCACCCCACAGAGCCCACAGGATCTCTGCCTTCAGGTCAGAGTGGAGAGGTGGGCAGCCCCATTTATACAGATGCAGGCTGCCAGGCTTCCTCTCCACCCCAGAGAGGCTCCTGTCACGAGGGCCTCTGCTTGGGGAAGGGCCAGTCAGGAAGCGGCCATCTTGTTTACACAGCAGCCTTCCCTCTCAGAGCACTCAGGCTGGAGGGGCACTTAGAAAACCCACTAAAGAGAAACCCCAAGCCTGTCCACATGGGGTGGGGCCCTCACTCCCCCAGCAGTGAAGGGGGAGAGCACTTACACAGGCACCAGTGGGGAGCACACAGCAAAAGGAGCCTTCTCTCTCCTGGGCCTTGGCCCCGTCCTGGCCAGTGACACAGTCAcagaaccaccaccaccatcccccaGATGTCCACCAGCAGGAGACAACACACCAGAAGAGCACTCTTTCCCCAGGGAGCAAAGACCTATGGGAATGTCTCCATGTGACCCCTTCCCAGGGCCATTCTAGCTCTAGAGCCTCTCTTGCTCTTGGGAGGGGGCCATTTTGTTCCAGGCAGTACAGAGGCTGTGGCTTAAGAAGAGGGTGGTCGGGTGGAGCTAGGACAGAGTGTGCTTCATGGGACACGTCTCACCACTGAGCTGCCCATACACATCCCCGACTCCTCACCCCAGCCTCGCAGCTCCTGCTTCTGGAGTCTGTGGCTAAGTCGTTGGGCACCTGGCTCAGAGTCACAGGCAAACCCTTTCCATGTTTGCCTTCCCTCTGTCCTGGCAGGCTCACCTGTGGGGAGGCAGGGCCGTGCCGGGAAGGTCACAAGAGAGCAGCAGTTTCTGGTTTGGCCATGGGTGATGTCTGGTAAACTGCAGTGGCGATGACTTAAGTGATAGAATAACATATGAAGCTCTAACTGATGAGATCCCTGATTCAAGGCACCTGATCAGGAAGGGATCTCTATCTGTAGGGATGCTAACAAAGAGGATCCAAGGCAAGAAAAAATCAACATGCTTACTTAGTGGTTTGAGAGATCTTGAGGTCTTTGGGAAGAGTGAGAGAACAGCCAGAGCCCACTGGGAGCCCTGCGGGTGCCTGCTGTTCTGCCCCCACCTGGTGCTGGCTGGGCAGGATGGGGGACCCAGggccagcccagggctggggggaaCAGCTCCATCAAGAGGACTTCAACGTGGTTTGGGTGAAGGAGGACTGTCCTGCAGGTGAAGAAACAGGAACAGGGGTCTTATTGGGTAGAAATAGAAGAGGCGGGGGGGGCACAGCTGGACTGTCCAGAGCCATGTCCAGGAGGGTGGGGATTTACAGACACACCTGCGTTGCAATTTGGAACAGCCATGTATTATCCATGTGACCTTGGTCATGTTCTATAACTCTTCATCCATGTGGTCTTGGTCATGTTGTATAACTTCATCCATGGCCTTGGTTGTGTTGTACAACTCTTTGAGtcttgatttactttttaaaattattattttgtagcAATATCAAGCTTACAGAAAAACTGAAGgcacagtattattatttttttctgagcccATGAGAGCAGCTTGCCAACAGGACACTCCATTACCCCAGTCTTCAACTTGTATTTCATACAGACAGGTTTTCCTCCACAACCTCAATATAATCATCAAGTCAAGAAATCAACACTGActcagatattatttttattaaaaaaatttacaaatatttaagtatttcatcCTTTAAGTCATTTGTGTCACTTGatgccaacattttaaaatgtggcattcaaggggcactggggtggctcagccagttaggcatccgacatgggcttaggtcatgatctcatagtctgtaggtttgagccccacattgggctctgtgctaacagctcagagcctggagtctgcttcaaattctgtgtctccctctctttgcccctcccccactcgtgttctctgtctctcaaaaataaataaaaatgttttaaaaataatatgtggcATTCAAAAATCTCATAAAATGATCCGTCATGACCTCCATCTTCATCCTGGGctgtgcccttcccccttctGCAACTTCTGACAGAGAATGCTCCAAGTTCCCAGAACTGGGGGTGCTTTCCTGTCTTTCATTGATCATGATTCTTACCTTGTCTAGAGTTTTCTGATGCCCCTTCtgccacaaaaaaagagagagagggagagcagatgggaggggagaaggaaggaaggaaggagaaaaggaagaaggaagaaaggaaggaagagagaaaggaaggaaggacaggaaaaATTAACGTGGATACGATAACTCCACGTACCCTCAGGCCCTGCACAAAATTTGCCAAACGACCCCTTGCTCCAGTAATGTCCTTTATGGCAGAAGGATCCAGTTCAGGATGGTGTGTTCCATTTAGTCATCATGTCTGTCTCGTGTCCTTAAATCTGAAACGGTGCCATTGTCTTTCCTCGACTtccatgaccttgacactttttgGCGATAACAGGTTCGTTGAGAATGTCTCTCCGTGTGCGTATTTCTGACGTGTTGCCTCAGCATTGAGTCAGGTTCTGCAATGCTGGCAGGAACATCGGAGAAATGATGCTGCATGCTAGCAAGTGCCCCGATTTCAACTCAGCTCAGTAACGATGATGTCACTTGGGTCATTTGGCTAAGATAGCGCGGGCCAGGCTTCCCTACCAGACAgttcactctgtttctcttctgaACTAATGACCCTTTGGTGGAAGCTACTTTAGGACTATGAGAAGATCCCACTTCTCCTCCAACTTGCCCTTGTTATTTCATGGATGTATTCATCTCAGTGTGGATCCATGCCTGAGGCACACCGGACACAGGCCGGgctgaggagggtggggaggctggCACCTCAGGATGCAGGTGTTATGCGGGTACATTATctgtagagaatttaaaaacactatttgCAGAGAATTTATTAGCACATTGCTAAAATGATGTCATCAACAAaaccgtccccccccccccttaagaAAACATCGGTTTCTCTTGGTTCTGACCCCTGTCTCAGGACACCCTCTTTGTGAGGACACTGTCTTCGCCCTGCCCAGGCCCTGGCAGCCCATACCATGCCACCTCACTGTAAATGATCTGACTCCACCCTGTCCTCCTCCCAATGACAGGACACCTTCCTGTGCTGACATCTCCTCACTCACTATGGCTGAGCGAACACTTCAGGAAGGATGGGTGAAGTAGGGCGGAAGCAGAGGTCATGCACGCCCCCTGAGGACCCGGCAAGTGCATCCAGGCAGATCTGACGCCTCTGCTGACTCACTGCTCAGGAAAGTTTTCGCCAGCCTGCTGCCTGGGTTCTAGCAAAATAAGGAGTCCGACAGGGCCGCCTCGAGCCAGCTGCCATTTCGGATCATCACAAAAGGTCTCTGAGATGTGCAGGAAGGAAatcttcatttgaaaattaagTCAGCTGAGGCTGAAGGAGGCTTtgtgaatttgcttttttttttttttatgttttatttatttttgagaaagagagagcacgagtgggggaggaacagagagactgggagacagaggatccaaagcgggctctccCCTGACAGCAGAgggtctgatgcggggcttgaactcaagaggaactgggagatcatgacctgagctaaagtccgatGCTTccataactgagccacccaggcgccgcctaGCGGTCCTTTTGTACCATCACAAAAACTCTCTCAGATGTACAGGAAGTAAAGCCTCACTTGAGAATTAAGTCAGCAGAGGCTGAAAGAGGTTTCCTGAAATTTCACAAAAGCTCTCTGACATGTACAGGAAGTAAAGCCTCAATGTAAAAGTAAGGCCTCCTTGAAGGAGGCTTCCGGAATCTTCTGGGTTGCTCCACCAGGGTTATTTATTACCACGtctcttttcatccattttaaattctcttccaTAATATTCTCACAGTCAGAGGGATGGGCTTATTTTGCTTGTACCCACAGGCAAAGAGATAGAGAAGCTAATTTACCAGCTAACTATATAGGTCAAGGTCTAATCTCCAGAATCTAGGGAATGGCTCAACAACacgaaggaaaagagaattcaagcTATTGTTCCCCGAGGTGGTCAACCACAgctctcacacacatgcacacttgcacacacacacacatgcacacacacacgcacacacactacATTGGTGCCAAGCCAATAAAtgtgctttcatttaaaaaagaatttacataATACATTGATTTCTATTACTTAAAAATtccaatttgtttaaaaatttgcaattctggtttagttttcctttctgtgtcaACGTAGCCTTTCATCCTCCTCTCCACCCTTAGAATTTTCAATACTATCTGTGTGCCTTCTAAACTCTGGAGACGCACATCAtgttttaggcttttttttttttagcctttattgagatatgattgacatataACCTCGCGTGAGCTTAGGTGTGGAATGACATGATTGTCCCCATAGTGCTGGCTAACACGttcatcacctcacatatgtgccatttcttttttgtggtgaaaacgtattttttcatgtttctttatttttgagagacagagagaaacagagcacaagtgggagaggggcagagagagagaaaggaagacacagaatctgaagcaggctccaggctccgagttgtcagcacagagcccgatgtggggctcgaacccacaaaccatgagatcatgacctgagctgaagtcgaatgcttaaccgactgagccacccaggcgcccctggaacatATAACCTTTTAATATAAATGTGTCACCTGCAACATTTGGGActtacttatactaaaaaaatatgtgtgtctGTCTGAAGTTTTTATTCAATTGGGCATCCTGTGTTTTATCTGGTTTCAGAGGCTGGGGCAAGCAGAGGTTTCCGGGAAGGGAGGAGAGACCTCCTTCGGCTTATTGTCATGTTATGATGGTTAATTTGGGACCACATCATCAAACTTGATCTTTGGCTCAGATTTGGGATGAAAAGTCTTCCCCGAGCTCCCTGTGGCCGGTGAGCAGGGGCTCACAGGCATGCAGTGTATGGGCATTGGTGAGGCTGGTATTTAGGCAAAGCTCAGCTCTCCCCCAAGCTGGCGGGCACCTCCAGGAGCTGAGGTAGGAATGCTCGGGATTTGCATATGCTGCTCACTCAGTCGCTTGCCTCCACCTGGACTAGAGCTTTCTCCTGGGGCTTCGGTGACGTTAGCCTGGATAAACCACGAGGGAGCTGGGTAAGGCAAGGTAGATAGGCCAGCAAGGGAAAGGACCAAGTGTGGCTACAGCCCCCCTGAACAGTCTTCCTGGGTACAAGTGTCCATCAAAGCAGGGATGTCGACTACGATGGGCAGGGGTAACTCAATGTCTAACTGTCCGTTTCTCTGGGACGGTGTCCCCAGACATCTCTGAAGCCCACTGCCGAGGGGCCCAGCCAGGGCTCTGgctccctgggggggggggggggtgcgggctGTTTACACCAAGCCACCTCATGGAGGCAGAGCTGAGCTTGGTTAGGGGTGTGGACAGGCAGCCAGTAGGAAGGGGAGGGGTCAGCAGTGACCAGGTTGGGGTTCTGCCTCTACTGTCGCCCCTGGAAAGAGGCAGGATGGGCTGCCCTGGAGCCCAGCCTGAGGGAGTTAGAAAATCTGTCTGCCGGTATCTGGCTGATTCCAGCCTCGTGTCTATACTGGACCTTAAGGGACCTTTGCCACCCTGGGTGTCCCCATTCCACCCCCACTTCTATTCCTCCAGGGCTCCCGTGTCCTTACACACATTGGCCCCCTCCTGCCTCACCATGGAGCTCAGCTCCCCAAGTGCCACCAAATGAACTAACTGTGTGAGTTTAGGCAGGACTGTGTGGAGAGACTTTGTCTTCCTGGTCCTATGGCTGGGACATGCCCTGGTGCCTGTGTGCAGCGCCCTTCTGAGAATCCTCCTGTGTGTCACAGACCTTAGATGACAGCTGTCATATCCCAGTATGCTCTTCCTAGACTTCGGAAACTCTTTGGGAGAAACCAGAGCCCGTCTTCTGAAACACCGGTGATGCTGGTCCCCAGTGTTCTGTTATGTCCGAGCAAAGCATCACCTCAGGCTGAGATTTGGACCTAACATTGGCTCTGGTCTGggtttcattttctaaaagtcCTGAATGTCCAGGATAAGAGGAAGTTCTCTGGAGCTTTCAGCTTAGAGTGGCTCAAGAATGGGGCGGGGAAGTCCCCTCACAGCATCCTGGGGGGCAGTGAAGCCACAGGCACGGGGTTCCTGACCTCACCCAGGAAGCTGCTCCCATTCTTGGCCACCCCTACCCTCCTCTGCAGGTGCCTGCGGGTCCACAGTGCTGCCTGGGGCTGCCTGGAGTTCAGGGAATCAccattagaaatgaaaacaatccaTGGATATAATTTGACGTTTTCTGGTATCCAGgtgaaagtaaatttaaaaaaaccatgtaGTTTAATGCTAATTAACCCAATAAATTAAACACATTATTATTTTAGCATATAATCAGTTTACAATCATAAATTacacatttttcattcattttcttattagatcttcaaaatctggtgtgtattttacacttatagCTCATCTCAGTTTGGATGGGCcgtatttcaagtgctcagtggaCACATGAGGCTGGTGGCTACAGTGCCGGGAAGACTGTGGCCCAGGCTGGCTCAGGTCACCCACTACATTGACCAACAATGAACTTCATAGCCCCTTGGCTTGGGAGGTCAGTATAGACTGACGAAGGAAGAGGGTGTCTAGCTACTGAGTAGCTAATGGAGGGGACTAGAGCGGACAGTGATTCCTTCCCCGGATAGCTCTTCTCCATTCTGAAAGAACCTGACAGGATATGAGGGGTTGACTCACGCCCAACTCCAAAGCGACTGTTGTAAAGAGCCTATTTAAAAACCCAGACGCCTCCCGCCATCTTCCATAAtgcacacccctcccctctgAGATCACTTCTCCTGAAATACTTGATTGAATGAAATGCTGCCATCTCTCGTCCACTCTGGtgtgaaggaaatggaaatttcTAGTGAGGAACCTACCAATGCACAGAAGTACAGACATGAGCCCTTACCGGGTACGAAGGCGGAAGAATCTCCGCTGAATATGCATGAGGTCCACATCCAGTGGGCCTGTGAGCTAGGCAGGGAGTCCTGATCCAGCATGCAAGAGAGTCCTTATCGTCCTGCAGGACACACAGCCAAGAGGGGGTCTGttgctgaaagagagagagacagagagacggagacagggAGAAATGCTGATGACAGACTTTTTCCCTCTAAAAGACGAatggaggggtgcttgggtggctccattggttgggcgtccaacttcagctcgggtcgtgatctcagagctcatgggtttgagccccgtgttgggctctgtgctgacagcttggagcctggggtctgctttggattgtgtctctctctcactttgcccctccctcactcatgctctatttctctctgtctcaaaaataaataaatataaacaaatttttaaaaattaaataaacaaacaagaaaagaactgAGCCCCTCGTGTGATTCAGGCCTGGCACCGAGTACCTGTCCTCTGCAGTGGACAGAGGGGCATGCTTGGGGGCCCTTGGAGAGGGCAGAGCACACACGGACACAGGCTACCCGTAGGAATTCTACCCTTTGTAACTGCTGGAAAGGAAACCCCTACTGTGTCGACAGCAAGAGACGGGGCTGGGCTTCATATATATGTTCAAGCTCTTTCTACAAAATGGCTTTAGGCCAACTTGGAAGGGTGAGGAGCCCCATGCAAGGAAGCTGGGGTCTTGGGAGGGGCAGCTGTGGGCAGGGTAAGCAGGCAGATACATGACTCGCATCTGGGCCACTCAGAggctaaggaagaaaataacacttGGGGACCCGTGTTAGAAGGGGTGTCTGGAAGAGAGCTAGAAGGAAGGAGCAACTCAACATGGTTTGCGTGTTCCCTACTGAGGAGTCCCCTTGTCCTGGGAGCGCAAGGCTCACGTGCAGAATCCAGGGgatgtccctcccctccctcacccacacCTCCACACATAGTTGATTTTAAAGGACTGAACAGTGGCCATGTGTATCTCCATGGCTTCCTATAGAGCATCTCTCAACCTCGTGACCAGCAGATCTGTCCcggtcagcaggggagggtctggtGGCCACACGACCATCGggcatttctatacatttctgAATAAAGACTCTGAGGAATCCCAGGGCAAAAGACTTCCTCCACGAAGCGATGAACACATCTTCAGATTATTACATCAAAAATCAGAACATTACAGGTGGAGCCAATCAATGTCTCTGACACCCCTTCCCCAGTCCTGGTCCCCACCAGCCTCCTCACAACCACTAGTACGAGCTGGACGTGCATCCTTCCAGGGTCTGTTGTTCCCACATGTTGATTTCTACCTACTCAGAACAGACTGGGCActacgctgtgtgtgtgtgtgtgtgtgtgtgtgtccaacaGAAATGACACGATACCGTAAACATTCTGCacctccctcgctctgcccccaGTGTTATGTTTCTGGAATGCATCCCTGTTGAATCATATTGCCCTCCTGTGTCCTTCTGAACCTCCTGTGCATGGATACACTGCATCTATGCCTCCGTTTCCCTGTGTGTGGACAGTAAGTCCCTATGTCTTCAGCTATTTGAGCAAGAATTGGATTCTACCCTGACAACTATGAACACTCCCCACAGTGGGGTACCAATTTTAAAGATTCCTGTTCCTCCCTGAATAATCTGCTTTGTTGGAAGTCCTCCCAAGTCATGGAAGCCaccagagaaaatataaaactccCTGGGAAGGGAAAAGATATACAGAGAATCTGGAAGTAGCATAATGGAGGCATGTGAATCACTTTCAACTCTCGTGTAGATGTCTAAAATCAAGAGCATGGATGTAATTATAAATCTATGCTAATATGCTCACTGATACAAAAAGAGGTAAGAGGTGTCATCAACAATTTAAAGGGCATTGGAGGACACAGAGGTGTAACATGCAATTTTTATAGGAGACTGAAATTAAGTTATTATCCATTTACAATGAATTATTATCACTTTATGTAATTGCAATggtaaccaaaaagaaaatatctataaaatatatacataaagggAAATTGGAAGGGAATCAAAACCTGTCcccagcaaagaaacaaaaacagaagaaaccccCAAACCAACAAAACATACAACAGAAGGCAGTGAGTGAGGAAAAGATGGACACAAAAGGTAcaagacacacagaaaacaactCGAGTGGCACTAAGAAGTCCTCCCATATCAGTAATTCCTTTACATGTGAATGGATGGGCTGCGAGGATTAGTAAACAAGCCCCACCTACACAGAGTTTAGGAGGGACTCACCTTAGATCTATGAAGACACACAGGCTGatagggaagaacagagaaaagctACTTCGTGCAATGGACACACTAAAGAGCACAGGGTAGCCATGTTCTAGCAGACCACATAGAGTCTCCGGCAGAAACTGTCACAAGAGAGACATACTAGGACATCATAAAATGACAAAAGGGTAAATTCTCCAGAAAGACACAACAATTATAAGACCACAGGCACCTAACATCAGAGCTCTCAAATACGTGACACAAATCCTGACAGAACCGAAGGGAGAACCAGCAACACAATATTCATAGGGACTTCAAAGCCCCACCTTTGTTACAGATAAaacaactagaaagaaaataaggaaagcacaggggtgcctgggtggctcagtctgttaagcatctgacttcagctcaggtcatgatctcacggtttgtgggttcaagccccacgtcgggctctgtgctgtcagctcatagcctggagcctgcattggattctgtgtcttcctctatctatgctcctcccctcttcaccctgtctctcttcctcaaaaataaataaacattaaaaaaaattaaaaaactaaaagaaaataaagagcagCTGAACCACAAAGCTCTACAGACCATGTGGACCTAAGAGACTGGCACAGAACACCCCACCCGGCAACAACAGAGTATACACTCTTCCCAAGTGCACGTGGAGCATTCTCCAGGACAGACGAGGAAACCAATTTAAGActgaaattatgtaaaatatctttcctgaccacaatgga
The genomic region above belongs to Suricata suricatta isolate VVHF042 chromosome 2, meerkat_22Aug2017_6uvM2_HiC, whole genome shotgun sequence and contains:
- the LOC115285593 gene encoding pulmonary surfactant-associated protein A-like, with the translated sequence MLLCSLVLTLASLAVLGMENSMKEVCFGSPGIPGTPGSHGLPGRDGRDGIKGDPGPPGPMGPPGGMPGYPGPNGLTGAPGVAGERGVQGEPGERGPPGLPASLDEGLQATLSDLTHRILQAMGVLSLQESMLVVGEKVFSTNGQSVNFDAISELCARARGRIAVPTSPEENEAIASIVRKHNTYAYLGLEEDPSSGDFHYLDGAPVNYTNWYPGEPRGRGKEKCVEMYTNGQWNNKNCLQYRLAICEF